Proteins encoded together in one Catellatospora citrea window:
- a CDS encoding helix-turn-helix domain-containing protein, producing MPSDLTPAGVDPFDEAVYRAILVRRTAAPAELAEELDCSAERVARALDRLRDHGLVGRLAGARRRYAAIEPQAGVSALVRARSAELDRVQAAAAQLSMLFAAAHSGTGEEIEIVTGSEALGRWFVQIQQEAREEVITLDRPPYALTTSNPIEQTGIARGVQYRAVYAPEALEWPGVFDDIRELISHGEQARVLPGLRIKLAIADRRIALMPLSLDLTEVRAAVIRPSTLLDGLIDYWELCWRTAVPLLAPAEDPVSEEDRALLILLVSGLKDEAVARQLDWSVRTMRRRMSRLYELLGAANRFQAGAIAARRGWI from the coding sequence ATGCCCTCGGACCTCACCCCCGCCGGTGTCGACCCCTTCGACGAGGCCGTCTACCGCGCCATCCTCGTCCGCCGCACCGCCGCCCCGGCCGAGCTCGCCGAGGAGCTCGACTGCTCGGCCGAGCGGGTGGCCCGCGCGCTGGACCGGCTGCGCGATCACGGGCTGGTCGGCCGGCTGGCCGGCGCCCGCCGCCGGTATGCCGCGATCGAGCCGCAGGCCGGGGTGTCCGCGCTGGTCCGCGCCCGCTCCGCGGAGCTGGACCGGGTGCAGGCTGCCGCCGCGCAGCTGTCGATGCTGTTCGCCGCGGCGCACTCCGGCACCGGCGAGGAGATCGAGATCGTGACCGGCAGCGAGGCGCTGGGCCGGTGGTTCGTGCAGATCCAGCAGGAGGCCCGCGAGGAGGTCATCACGCTGGACCGGCCGCCGTACGCGCTGACCACCTCGAACCCGATCGAGCAGACCGGCATCGCGCGGGGCGTGCAGTACCGGGCGGTGTACGCGCCCGAGGCCCTGGAGTGGCCCGGCGTCTTCGACGACATCCGCGAGCTGATCAGCCACGGCGAGCAGGCCCGGGTGCTGCCCGGCCTGCGTATCAAGCTGGCCATCGCCGACCGGCGCATCGCGCTGATGCCGCTGTCGCTGGACCTGACCGAGGTGCGGGCCGCCGTGATCCGGCCGTCCACGCTGCTCGACGGGCTGATCGACTACTGGGAGCTGTGCTGGCGGACGGCCGTGCCACTGCTCGCCCCGGCCGAGGACCCGGTGTCCGAGGAGGACCGGGCGCTACTGATCCTGCTGGTCAGCGGCCTGAAGGACGAGGCCGTCGCGCGGCAGCTGGACTGGTCGGTGCGCACCATGCGGCGGCGCATGAGCCGCCTGTACGAGCTGCTGGGCGCGGCGAACCGCTTCCAGGCGGGCGCGATCGCGGCCCGCCGCGGCTGGATCTGA
- a CDS encoding NAD-dependent epimerase/dehydratase family protein: protein MSNETLLVTGGAGFVGTHLIRALLDTHPTARIVSVDNYFTGRHDNEIVDERVKYLDGSTVDIFKIWAEHGFESPKMVFHLGEYARIVQSFDEFDRTWEYNTHGTKEVIRFAAQHGARLVYSASSSKFGNEGKDEHLNPYAWTKAKNVELIKNYGEWYGLDYVITYFYNAYGPGQISAGTYATVLGIFERQYLAGEPLTVVSPGTQTRDFTHISDIISGILVSAEGGKGDGYLLGNGREWELAEVAKMFGTEHVMIPAKRGERTHGRADNSKVRDLGWEPKVALDRYIADFVRDNPRP from the coding sequence ATGTCGAACGAGACGCTGCTGGTCACCGGTGGTGCCGGCTTCGTGGGCACACACCTCATCCGGGCGCTGCTGGACACCCACCCGACCGCGCGGATCGTGTCCGTCGACAACTACTTCACCGGCCGGCACGACAATGAGATCGTCGACGAGCGGGTGAAGTACCTCGACGGCTCGACCGTGGACATCTTCAAGATCTGGGCGGAGCACGGCTTCGAGTCCCCGAAGATGGTCTTCCACCTGGGGGAGTACGCCCGGATCGTGCAGTCGTTCGACGAGTTCGACCGCACCTGGGAGTACAACACGCACGGCACCAAGGAGGTCATCCGCTTCGCCGCCCAGCACGGCGCGCGGCTGGTCTACTCGGCGTCCAGCTCGAAGTTCGGCAACGAGGGCAAGGACGAGCACCTCAACCCGTACGCCTGGACCAAGGCCAAGAACGTCGAGCTGATCAAGAACTACGGCGAGTGGTACGGCCTCGACTACGTCATCACGTACTTCTACAACGCCTACGGCCCGGGGCAGATCAGCGCCGGCACCTACGCGACCGTGCTCGGCATCTTCGAGCGGCAGTACCTGGCGGGCGAGCCGCTGACGGTGGTGTCCCCGGGCACGCAGACCCGCGACTTCACCCACATCTCGGACATCATCTCCGGCATCCTGGTCTCCGCCGAGGGCGGCAAGGGCGACGGCTACCTGCTCGGCAACGGCCGGGAGTGGGAGCTGGCCGAGGTCGCGAAGATGTTCGGCACCGAGCACGTGATGATCCCGGCCAAGCGCGGCGAGCGCACCCACGGCCGCGCCGACAACTCGAAGGTGCGCGACCTGGGCTGGGAGCCGAAGGTCGCGCTGGACCGCTACATCGCCGACTTCGTGCGCGACAACCCGCGCCCGTGA